Sequence from the Microbacterium galbinum genome:
AGCAGCGCGCCGAACTCGTCGCCCGCGCACAGGCCGCCGCGCACGCGCTCGGTATCTGAGCCGGGCTCCGGCCCCGGTGGGCCGGATCCCGGTGCTCAGTGCAGGTCGGTGTCGGCGGGCGTCCGCGTCCATCGGGAGAACCGCACGGCGAGTCCGCTGCGCGTCGGCCCGGCGAGGAACGGCCCGGCGGATGCCGCGGCGTCGCCGTCGAACGGGGCGACCCGCACGAGTCGCCACGGGCCGTCGGCCGCGCGGGCACGCACGATCAGGGCATCCGCCCACCGGCTCACACGCACCGTGACCTCGGTGTCGAGCCAGTCGTCGACGTACCCGACGGACCAGTCGGAGCGGATGGCGGTGACGACGGCGCCGAGGCCGAGGTGCCCGTCGGCGTACTCGAGGCCGGCTTTCATCCAGTGCTCGTCGTCGATGCGCACGAACACGCCGGCTTGATCGAACTCTCCGGTCCAGGGCGCGTGGAAGGAGACCTCCATGGCTTCGCCGACGGCGAGCGGGGCGAGGAGCGCGTGCTCGGTGTCGTGGACGAATCCGTAGGCGGTGTGCCGCCAGGCATCGCTTCCTTCGACGGCGGTGGCGATGAGCTCTTGTCCGCTCTCGATCGAGAGGGGAGGATGGGTCCAGGTTCCGGCGCTCCACGGGACGTTCTGCGATTCAGGCATATCCCGAGAATATAGCCCGTAAAGGCATAACTCAAGAATATGCGTGATACGGTTATACACATGGTCATCGCCGTGATCGCCGACATCGTCGGCTCCCGTTCGCTGAGCGACCGCGGGGTCGCCCAGCGTCGACTCGATGACGCGATCGCTCAGGCCGAGCGCGATCGCCCGTTGGCGCTGCAGCCCCTCACCCCGACGGTGGGCGACGAGCAGCAGGCCGTCTATGGTGATCTCGAGGGGGCGATGACGTCGCTCCTGATGATCCGTCTCGCGCTTCCCGACGGCATCGGGTTGCGGTTCGGGCTCGGTGTGGGGGAGGTCCGCCGCGTGGATTCCGCGCACGGAGCGCTTCCCGACGGGCCGGGATGGTGGGCTGCACGGGAGGCGATCGACCTCGCCCACGAGCGCGAACGACGAGCGGTCCCGCGCTCGCGCACGTGGATTGTCGGTGCCCCCGGTCAGAATGAGGTCATGGAGTCGACGATCGCGGTATCGAACGCCTACCTCCTCGTCCGCGACGAGCTGGTGGGAGCGATGAGCGAGCGAGAGCGACGGCTGACCTACGGTCGCCTGGTGGGCCGCTCCCAGCAAGAACTCGCCGAGATCGAGGGCGTGACCCAACCCAGCGTCTCCAAGTCGCTGCGTCGGGCCGGAGCCCAGGCGCTCATCGACGGCCTGGCGACGCTGCGCGGTGACATCGCATGATCCTCGCCGGCTTCCTCCTTCTCGCGGTCGGTGCCGTCGACCTCGTGCGGCAGTTCGCCGCGCGCCGCTGGATCGGTTATCTGGTGGTCGCGGTGCTGCTCCTCGTGCTCGGCAGCGTCGGCGACGCGCTGCTCCCGATGCTGGCTGCGCTCGTGGTCGGTGCGCTCTGGGTGTGGTGCATGCCCGACGACCGTCCCTCACCCGCCGGGTTCTGGCCGGCCGTGCTGCTCGGCATCGTCGGCGTCGGCGCCGTGGTCACTCTCCCCGAGCGCTCGGGCGCGGGCCTGATCGGCGAGGTGTGGCACCTCGATTCGCCGGTCGGCGCGATCTCCTTCGATCTCGCCGTCCTGGTGGTCGGTGCGGCGGCGTTCCTCCTCGAATCCGCGAACCTCGTGGTGCGCGCGGCTCTCGACGGCGAACACACCTGGCGCCCGGTCGAGCGCCGAGAGCTCGAGCCGACCCCCGCCGATGCGGAGCGGGCCGACGGCGAGTCATCGGCATCCGCATCCGAACCGACGGCGATCGATCGGCGCAGTGCATTCCAGGGCGGGCGATTGATCGGCCCCCTCGAGCGGATCCTGGTGCTCATGCTGACCCTCGCTGCGGCGTACCCGCTTCTGGCGGCGATGCTCGCGGCCAAGGGCATCGTGCGATTCCCCGAGATCTCGCGCGGACGCGAGACCGGTGCGCGAGCCGAGTACTTCCTGGTCGGCAGCCTCGTCAGCTGGGTGATCGCCCTCGGCGCGGCGTTCCTCGTCTGGTGGTCGGCGAACGGGTGAGGCATCCGGCGCTGATAGCCTGGAAAGCGTGTCTGATCCCGCTCTGACGACTGCGACGCCGGCGATCGACCCCACGTTCGAGAACGTGTGGGACGAACTCGTGTGGCGTGGCCTCGTCCACGTGTCCACCGACCAGGAGGCGCTGCGCGCCCTGCTCGCGGGAGACTCCATCACGTATTACTGCGGGTTCGATCCCACGGCACCCAGCCTGCACCTGGGCAACCTCGTGCAGCTGCTGACGCTGCGCCGCATCCAGCTCGCCGGTCACAAGCCGCTGGGGCTCGTCGGAGGGTCGACGGGGCTGATCGGCGATCCGCGCCCGACAGCCGAACGCACACTGAACACGCGTGAGACGGTGGCCGAGTGGGTCGATCGTCTGCGTGCTCAGGTCGAGCGCTACCTCAGTTTCGAGGGTGACAACGCCGCTCGGATCGTCAACAACCTCGACTGGACGGCGCCGCTCTCGGCGATCGACTTCCTGCGCGAGGTCGGTAAGCACTTCCGTGTGGGCACGATGCTCAAGAAGGACGCGGTGGCAGCCCGCCTCAACTCCGACGAGGGCATCAGTTACACCGAGTTCAGCTACCAGATCCTCCAGGGCATGGACTTCCTCGAGCTCTACCGCCAGTACGACTGCGTGCTGCAGACCGGCGGTTCCGATCAGTGGGGCAACCTCACCAGCGGCACGGATCTCATCCGGCG
This genomic interval carries:
- a CDS encoding DUF1349 domain-containing protein, yielding MPESQNVPWSAGTWTHPPLSIESGQELIATAVEGSDAWRHTAYGFVHDTEHALLAPLAVGEAMEVSFHAPWTGEFDQAGVFVRIDDEHWMKAGLEYADGHLGLGAVVTAIRSDWSVGYVDDWLDTEVTVRVSRWADALIVRARAADGPWRLVRVAPFDGDAAASAGPFLAGPTRSGLAVRFSRWTRTPADTDLH
- a CDS encoding SatD family protein produces the protein MVIAVIADIVGSRSLSDRGVAQRRLDDAIAQAERDRPLALQPLTPTVGDEQQAVYGDLEGAMTSLLMIRLALPDGIGLRFGLGVGEVRRVDSAHGALPDGPGWWAAREAIDLAHERERRAVPRSRTWIVGAPGQNEVMESTIAVSNAYLLVRDELVGAMSERERRLTYGRLVGRSQQELAEIEGVTQPSVSKSLRRAGAQALIDGLATLRGDIA
- the tyrS gene encoding tyrosine--tRNA ligase, encoding MSDPALTTATPAIDPTFENVWDELVWRGLVHVSTDQEALRALLAGDSITYYCGFDPTAPSLHLGNLVQLLTLRRIQLAGHKPLGLVGGSTGLIGDPRPTAERTLNTRETVAEWVDRLRAQVERYLSFEGDNAARIVNNLDWTAPLSAIDFLREVGKHFRVGTMLKKDAVAARLNSDEGISYTEFSYQILQGMDFLELYRQYDCVLQTGGSDQWGNLTSGTDLIRRSEGASVHAIGTPLITNSDGTKFGKSEGNAIWLDASMCSPYRMYQFWLSTADADVIERLKVFTFLSRAEIEEYAALVESEPFRRAAQKRLALEVCATVHGVEATAAVIAASDALFGQGDLTALDAATLRTALEELPNTTVALGSPVVEALVSTGLVSSLSEARRAIAQGGVSIDGARVEDENDTVRGGLPGGVSVLRRGKKTLAGVFIA